One Etheostoma cragini isolate CJK2018 chromosome 6, CSU_Ecrag_1.0, whole genome shotgun sequence DNA window includes the following coding sequences:
- the arnt gene encoding aryl hydrocarbon receptor nuclear translocator isoform X9, with translation MLFQMDMSSSNPELPDPNLGMGASGTQGSGSAVVPKRTNKRAATDLDDDDDDDEGNKLFRCDDETGGGNDKERFARENHSEIERRRRNKMTAYITELSDMVPTCSALARKPDKLTILRMAVSHMKSLRGSGNTNSDGSYKPSFLTDQELKHLILEAADGFLFVVSCETGRIVYVSDSLTPVLNQAQSEWLGSSLYDQLHPDDTEKLREQLSTAENNNTGRMLDLKTGTVKKEGQQSSARMSMGARRSFICRMRCGTCPVEPLSMNRLNFLRNRNRNGLGTAKEGEPQYVVVHCTGYIKSWPPSGVSLTDDESENTRGNRYCLVAIGRLQVTCCPGDTDINSISVPVEFISRHNCQGMFTFVDHRCMTAVDYQPQELLGKYILEFAHPEDQGLLRDSFQQVVKLKGQVLSVMFRFRSKSREWIWMRTSSFTFQNPFSEDIEYIICTNVNVKQLQQQQQQAELEGSGAREGLYEAGPITHSQFGGPQMSVQPVTATVPDHSKSLEKQELYPSLFQGPDQTKGLPSTSIATTQIYPPASNFPAGRSNDAYRPVNMTAQMAQPAHSAGQMLAQMSRQNGAPQSVPPSSTGTPLHGGPAGGWPGAAAGVRPQFNNQQVAPQAAKTMSPQFASMGGFGGGSSNSFGQMPTGAAPTPTNNTNYPPINARASLNTNGYDGSQTGAQFPSRAAEAVWPQWQSQQHSQSNAEQHPHAQGNQQDMFPDVLSMLDQPANFNGNDFELPIYPSFDQ, from the exons ATGTTATTCCAAATGGACATGTCCTCTTCAAACCCAG AGTTACCAGACCCAAATCTCGGTATGGGTGCAAGTGGGACCCAAGGAAGTGGCAGTGCTGTTGTACCAAAACGGACCAATAAAAGAGCTGC GACAGACTTGGAtgacgacgatgatgatgatgaaggaaACAAGTTGTTCAG gtgTGACGATGAAACAGGAGGCGGGAATGACAAAGAGCGCTTTGCCAG GGAGAATCACAGTGAGATTGAAAGGCGGAGACGGAACAAGATGACTGCCTACATCACAGAATTGTCAGACATGGTTCCCACCTGCAGTGCACTAGCCCGGAAACCAGACAAACTAACCATCCTGCGAATGGCCGTGTCCCATATGAAGTCTCTGAGAGGAAGTGGCAATACCAACTCGGATGGGTCGTACAAACCTTCCTTTCTCACTGACCAG GAACTGAAGCACCTCATCCTGGAAGCAGCTGACGGCTTCCTGTTCGTGGTGTCATGTGAGACTGGCCGCATTGTTTACGTCTCTGACTCCCTGACACCCGTCCTCAACCAGGCGCAGTCTGAATGGCTCGGCTCCTCCCTTTATGATCAGCTGCACCCAGATGACACCGAAAAGCTAAGAGAGCAGCTCTCTACTGCAGAGAATAACAACACTG ggaGGATGTTGGATTTGAAGACGGGAACAGTGAAAAAGGAAGGCCAGCAGTCGTCAGCCAGAATGAGTATGGGAGCCCGTCGATCGTTTATTTGCAGAATGAG gTGTGGCACTTGTCCTGTGGAACCGTTGTCAATGAACAGACTGAACTTCCTTAGGAATAGAAACAG GAATGGTTTGGGTACAGCCAAGGAAGGGGAACCCCAGTATGTTGTGGTCCACTGTACAGGATACATCAAGTCCTGGCCCCCTTCAG GAGTATCTTTAACAGACGATGAATCAGAAAACACTCGGGGGAATCGCTACTGTCTGGTTGCAATTGGGAGATTACAG gtGACTTGTTGCCCAGGTGACACAGACATTAACAGTATCAGTGTTCCAGTGGAGTTCATCTCGCGCCATAACTGCCAGGGCATGTTCACCTTCGTAGACCACCGTTGCATGACCGCTGTCGACTACCAGCCCCAG GAATTATTGGGGAAATATATTCTCGAGTTTGCCCACCCTGAAGACCAGGGCTTACTGAGAGACAGCTTCCAACAG GTGGTGAAGCTGAAGGGGCAGGTTCTGTCAGTGATGTTTCGGTTTCGCTCCAAATCGAGAGAATGGATCTGGATGAGAACCAGCTCCTTCACCTTCCAGAACCCGTTCTCAGAGGACATTGAGTATATCATCTGTACCAATGTCAATGTCAA GcagttacagcagcagcagcagcaggccgaGCTTGAGGGAAGTGGAGCCAGAGAAGGTCTATATGAGGCAGGACCAATCACCCACTCACAG TTTGGTGGTCCCCAGATGTCGGTGCAGCCAGTGACAGCGACAGTGCCAGACCACAGCAAGAGCCTTGAGAAGCAAGAGCTCTACCCCTCTCTTTTCCAGGGCCCAGATCAGACCAAGGGCCTGCCCTCCACCTCCATTGCCACCACACAGATCTACCCTCCAGCCAGTAACTTCCCTGCTGGTCGTTCAAATGATGCATACAG GCCGGTCAACATGACTGCACAGATGGCACAGCCAGCCCACTCAGCAGGGCAGATGCTTGCTCAGATGTCTCGTCAGAATGGAGCCCCCCAGTCAGTTCCCCCCTCTAGTACTGGCACCCCCCTCCATGGAGGACCAGCAGGAGGTTGGCCTGGTGCTGCAGCTGGAGTTAGACCACAGTTTAATAACCAG CAGGTGGCTCCCCAGGCAGCAAAGACCATGTCTCCACAGTTTGCTTCCATGGGGGGATTTGGCGGTGGTTCTTCCAACTCCTTTGGCCAGATGCCTACGGGTGCTGCTCCCACCCCaaccaacaacacaaactaCCCACCCATTAATGCACGTGCCAGCCTCAACACCAATGGTTATG ATGGCTCTCAGACTGGGGCACAGTTCCCCTCTCGAGCAGCGGAGGCAGTGTGGCCCCAGTGGCAAAGCCAGCAGCACTCACAGAGTAATGCAGAGCAGCATCCTCATGCTCAGGGCAACCAGCAAGACATGTTTCCT gaTGTGTTGTCTATGCTGGACCAGCCCGCCAACTTTAACGGCAATGACTTTGAGCTTCCCATCTACCCTTCGTTCGACCAGTGA
- the arnt gene encoding aryl hydrocarbon receptor nuclear translocator isoform X6 has product MLFQMDMSSSNPELPDPNLGMGASGTQGSGSAVVPKRTNKRAATDLDDDDDDDEGNKLFRCDDETGGGNDKERFARENHSEIERRRRNKMTAYITELSDMVPTCSALARKPDKLTILRMAVSHMKSLRGSGNTNSDGSYKPSFLTDQELKHLILEAADGFLFVVSCETGRIVYVSDSLTPVLNQAQSEWLGSSLYDQLHPDDTEKLREQLSTAENNNTGRMLDLKTGTVKKEGQQSSARMSMGARRSFICRMRCGTCPVEPLSMNRLNFLRNRNRNGLGTAKEGEPQYVVVHCTGYIKSWPPSGVSLTDDESENTRGNRYCLVAIGRLQVTCCPGDTDINSISVPVEFISRHNCQGMFTFVDHRCMTAVDYQPQELLGKYILEFAHPEDQGLLRDSFQQVVKLKGQVLSVMFRFRSKSREWIWMRTSSFTFQNPFSEDIEYIICTNVNVKNSTQDPLTPISSPGGLLPPSLGQSSPIYPAVMLSPGQVAARQLQQQQQQAELEGSGAREGLYEAGPITHSQFGGPQMSVQPVTATVPDHSKSLEKQELYPSLFQGPDQTKGLPSTSIATTQIYPPASNFPAGRSNDAYRPVNMTAQMAQPAHSAGQMLAQMSRQNGAPQSVPPSSTGTPLHGGPAGGWPGAAAGVRPQFNNQQVAPQAAKTMSPQFASMGGFGGGSSNSFGQMPTGAAPTPTNNTNYPPINARASLNTNGYDGSQTGAQFPSRAAEAVWPQWQSQQHSQSNAEQHPHAQGNQQDMFPDVLSMLDQPANFNGNDFELPIYPSFDQ; this is encoded by the exons ATGTTATTCCAAATGGACATGTCCTCTTCAAACCCAG AGTTACCAGACCCAAATCTCGGTATGGGTGCAAGTGGGACCCAAGGAAGTGGCAGTGCTGTTGTACCAAAACGGACCAATAAAAGAGCTGC GACAGACTTGGAtgacgacgatgatgatgatgaaggaaACAAGTTGTTCAG gtgTGACGATGAAACAGGAGGCGGGAATGACAAAGAGCGCTTTGCCAG GGAGAATCACAGTGAGATTGAAAGGCGGAGACGGAACAAGATGACTGCCTACATCACAGAATTGTCAGACATGGTTCCCACCTGCAGTGCACTAGCCCGGAAACCAGACAAACTAACCATCCTGCGAATGGCCGTGTCCCATATGAAGTCTCTGAGAGGAAGTGGCAATACCAACTCGGATGGGTCGTACAAACCTTCCTTTCTCACTGACCAG GAACTGAAGCACCTCATCCTGGAAGCAGCTGACGGCTTCCTGTTCGTGGTGTCATGTGAGACTGGCCGCATTGTTTACGTCTCTGACTCCCTGACACCCGTCCTCAACCAGGCGCAGTCTGAATGGCTCGGCTCCTCCCTTTATGATCAGCTGCACCCAGATGACACCGAAAAGCTAAGAGAGCAGCTCTCTACTGCAGAGAATAACAACACTG ggaGGATGTTGGATTTGAAGACGGGAACAGTGAAAAAGGAAGGCCAGCAGTCGTCAGCCAGAATGAGTATGGGAGCCCGTCGATCGTTTATTTGCAGAATGAG gTGTGGCACTTGTCCTGTGGAACCGTTGTCAATGAACAGACTGAACTTCCTTAGGAATAGAAACAG GAATGGTTTGGGTACAGCCAAGGAAGGGGAACCCCAGTATGTTGTGGTCCACTGTACAGGATACATCAAGTCCTGGCCCCCTTCAG GAGTATCTTTAACAGACGATGAATCAGAAAACACTCGGGGGAATCGCTACTGTCTGGTTGCAATTGGGAGATTACAG gtGACTTGTTGCCCAGGTGACACAGACATTAACAGTATCAGTGTTCCAGTGGAGTTCATCTCGCGCCATAACTGCCAGGGCATGTTCACCTTCGTAGACCACCGTTGCATGACCGCTGTCGACTACCAGCCCCAG GAATTATTGGGGAAATATATTCTCGAGTTTGCCCACCCTGAAGACCAGGGCTTACTGAGAGACAGCTTCCAACAG GTGGTGAAGCTGAAGGGGCAGGTTCTGTCAGTGATGTTTCGGTTTCGCTCCAAATCGAGAGAATGGATCTGGATGAGAACCAGCTCCTTCACCTTCCAGAACCCGTTCTCAGAGGACATTGAGTATATCATCTGTACCAATGTCAATGTCAA AAACTCGACTCAGGACCCCCTCACTCCCATCTCCTCCCCAGGGGGTTTGCTGCCCCCCTCCCTGGGTCAGAGCAGCCCAATCTACCCTGCTGTAATGCTCAGCCCTGGACAGGTGGCCGCCAG GcagttacagcagcagcagcagcaggccgaGCTTGAGGGAAGTGGAGCCAGAGAAGGTCTATATGAGGCAGGACCAATCACCCACTCACAG TTTGGTGGTCCCCAGATGTCGGTGCAGCCAGTGACAGCGACAGTGCCAGACCACAGCAAGAGCCTTGAGAAGCAAGAGCTCTACCCCTCTCTTTTCCAGGGCCCAGATCAGACCAAGGGCCTGCCCTCCACCTCCATTGCCACCACACAGATCTACCCTCCAGCCAGTAACTTCCCTGCTGGTCGTTCAAATGATGCATACAG GCCGGTCAACATGACTGCACAGATGGCACAGCCAGCCCACTCAGCAGGGCAGATGCTTGCTCAGATGTCTCGTCAGAATGGAGCCCCCCAGTCAGTTCCCCCCTCTAGTACTGGCACCCCCCTCCATGGAGGACCAGCAGGAGGTTGGCCTGGTGCTGCAGCTGGAGTTAGACCACAGTTTAATAACCAG CAGGTGGCTCCCCAGGCAGCAAAGACCATGTCTCCACAGTTTGCTTCCATGGGGGGATTTGGCGGTGGTTCTTCCAACTCCTTTGGCCAGATGCCTACGGGTGCTGCTCCCACCCCaaccaacaacacaaactaCCCACCCATTAATGCACGTGCCAGCCTCAACACCAATGGTTATG ATGGCTCTCAGACTGGGGCACAGTTCCCCTCTCGAGCAGCGGAGGCAGTGTGGCCCCAGTGGCAAAGCCAGCAGCACTCACAGAGTAATGCAGAGCAGCATCCTCATGCTCAGGGCAACCAGCAAGACATGTTTCCT gaTGTGTTGTCTATGCTGGACCAGCCCGCCAACTTTAACGGCAATGACTTTGAGCTTCCCATCTACCCTTCGTTCGACCAGTGA
- the arnt gene encoding aryl hydrocarbon receptor nuclear translocator isoform X8 → MLFQMDMSSSNPELPDPNLGMGASGTQGSGSAVVPKRTNKRAATDLDDDDDDDEGNKLFRCDDETGGGNDKERFARFLEEDQSCADKEKQARENHSEIERRRRNKMTAYITELSDMVPTCSALARKPDKLTILRMAVSHMKSLRGSGNTNSDGSYKPSFLTDQELKHLILEAADGFLFVVSCETGRIVYVSDSLTPVLNQAQSEWLGSSLYDQLHPDDTEKLREQLSTAENNNTGRMLDLKTGTVKKEGQQSSARMSMGARRSFICRMRCGTCPVEPLSMNRLNFLRNRNRNGLGTAKEGEPQYVVVHCTGYIKSWPPSGVSLTDDESENTRGNRYCLVAIGRLQVTCCPGDTDINSISVPVEFISRHNCQGMFTFVDHRCMTAVDYQPQELLGKYILEFAHPEDQGLLRDSFQQVVKLKGQVLSVMFRFRSKSREWIWMRTSSFTFQNPFSEDIEYIICTNVNVKQLQQQQQQAELEGSGAREGLYEAGPITHSQMSVQPVTATVPDHSKSLEKQELYPSLFQGPDQTKGLPSTSIATTQIYPPASNFPAGRSNDAYRPVNMTAQMAQPAHSAGQMLAQMSRQNGAPQSVPPSSTGTPLHGGPAGGWPGAAAGVRPQFNNQQVAPQAAKTMSPQFASMGGFGGGSSNSFGQMPTGAAPTPTNNTNYPPINARASLNTNGYDGSQTGAQFPSRAAEAVWPQWQSQQHSQSNAEQHPHAQGNQQDMFPDVLSMLDQPANFNGNDFELPIYPSFDQ, encoded by the exons ATGTTATTCCAAATGGACATGTCCTCTTCAAACCCAG AGTTACCAGACCCAAATCTCGGTATGGGTGCAAGTGGGACCCAAGGAAGTGGCAGTGCTGTTGTACCAAAACGGACCAATAAAAGAGCTGC GACAGACTTGGAtgacgacgatgatgatgatgaaggaaACAAGTTGTTCAG gtgTGACGATGAAACAGGAGGCGGGAATGACAAAGAGCGCTTTGCCAG GTTTTTGGAAGAAGATCAGAGTTGTGCAGATAAGGAAAAACAAGCCAG GGAGAATCACAGTGAGATTGAAAGGCGGAGACGGAACAAGATGACTGCCTACATCACAGAATTGTCAGACATGGTTCCCACCTGCAGTGCACTAGCCCGGAAACCAGACAAACTAACCATCCTGCGAATGGCCGTGTCCCATATGAAGTCTCTGAGAGGAAGTGGCAATACCAACTCGGATGGGTCGTACAAACCTTCCTTTCTCACTGACCAG GAACTGAAGCACCTCATCCTGGAAGCAGCTGACGGCTTCCTGTTCGTGGTGTCATGTGAGACTGGCCGCATTGTTTACGTCTCTGACTCCCTGACACCCGTCCTCAACCAGGCGCAGTCTGAATGGCTCGGCTCCTCCCTTTATGATCAGCTGCACCCAGATGACACCGAAAAGCTAAGAGAGCAGCTCTCTACTGCAGAGAATAACAACACTG ggaGGATGTTGGATTTGAAGACGGGAACAGTGAAAAAGGAAGGCCAGCAGTCGTCAGCCAGAATGAGTATGGGAGCCCGTCGATCGTTTATTTGCAGAATGAG gTGTGGCACTTGTCCTGTGGAACCGTTGTCAATGAACAGACTGAACTTCCTTAGGAATAGAAACAG GAATGGTTTGGGTACAGCCAAGGAAGGGGAACCCCAGTATGTTGTGGTCCACTGTACAGGATACATCAAGTCCTGGCCCCCTTCAG GAGTATCTTTAACAGACGATGAATCAGAAAACACTCGGGGGAATCGCTACTGTCTGGTTGCAATTGGGAGATTACAG gtGACTTGTTGCCCAGGTGACACAGACATTAACAGTATCAGTGTTCCAGTGGAGTTCATCTCGCGCCATAACTGCCAGGGCATGTTCACCTTCGTAGACCACCGTTGCATGACCGCTGTCGACTACCAGCCCCAG GAATTATTGGGGAAATATATTCTCGAGTTTGCCCACCCTGAAGACCAGGGCTTACTGAGAGACAGCTTCCAACAG GTGGTGAAGCTGAAGGGGCAGGTTCTGTCAGTGATGTTTCGGTTTCGCTCCAAATCGAGAGAATGGATCTGGATGAGAACCAGCTCCTTCACCTTCCAGAACCCGTTCTCAGAGGACATTGAGTATATCATCTGTACCAATGTCAATGTCAA GcagttacagcagcagcagcagcaggccgaGCTTGAGGGAAGTGGAGCCAGAGAAGGTCTATATGAGGCAGGACCAATCACCCACTCACAG ATGTCGGTGCAGCCAGTGACAGCGACAGTGCCAGACCACAGCAAGAGCCTTGAGAAGCAAGAGCTCTACCCCTCTCTTTTCCAGGGCCCAGATCAGACCAAGGGCCTGCCCTCCACCTCCATTGCCACCACACAGATCTACCCTCCAGCCAGTAACTTCCCTGCTGGTCGTTCAAATGATGCATACAG GCCGGTCAACATGACTGCACAGATGGCACAGCCAGCCCACTCAGCAGGGCAGATGCTTGCTCAGATGTCTCGTCAGAATGGAGCCCCCCAGTCAGTTCCCCCCTCTAGTACTGGCACCCCCCTCCATGGAGGACCAGCAGGAGGTTGGCCTGGTGCTGCAGCTGGAGTTAGACCACAGTTTAATAACCAG CAGGTGGCTCCCCAGGCAGCAAAGACCATGTCTCCACAGTTTGCTTCCATGGGGGGATTTGGCGGTGGTTCTTCCAACTCCTTTGGCCAGATGCCTACGGGTGCTGCTCCCACCCCaaccaacaacacaaactaCCCACCCATTAATGCACGTGCCAGCCTCAACACCAATGGTTATG ATGGCTCTCAGACTGGGGCACAGTTCCCCTCTCGAGCAGCGGAGGCAGTGTGGCCCCAGTGGCAAAGCCAGCAGCACTCACAGAGTAATGCAGAGCAGCATCCTCATGCTCAGGGCAACCAGCAAGACATGTTTCCT gaTGTGTTGTCTATGCTGGACCAGCCCGCCAACTTTAACGGCAATGACTTTGAGCTTCCCATCTACCCTTCGTTCGACCAGTGA
- the arnt gene encoding aryl hydrocarbon receptor nuclear translocator isoform X5: MLFQMDMSSSNPELPDPNLGMGASGTQGSGSAVVPKRTNKRAATDLDDDDDDDEGNKLFRCDDETGGGNDKERFARENHSEIERRRRNKMTAYITELSDMVPTCSALARKPDKLTILRMAVSHMKSLRGSGNTNSDGSYKPSFLTDQELKHLILEAADGFLFVVSCETGRIVYVSDSLTPVLNQAQSEWLGSSLYDQLHPDDTEKLREQLSTAENNNTGRMLDLKTGTVKKEGQQSSARMSMGARRSFICRMRCGTCPVEPLSMNRLNFLRNRNRNGLGTAKEGEPQYVVVHCTGYIKSWPPSGVSLTDDESENTRGNRYCLVAIGRLQVTCCPGDTDINSISVPVEFISRHNCQGMFTFVDHRCMTAVDYQPQELLGKYILEFAHPEDQGLLRDSFQQVVKLKGQVLSVMFRFRSKSREWIWMRTSSFTFQNPFSEDIEYIICTNVNVNRNSTQDPLTPISSPGGLLPPSLGQSSPIYPAVMLSPGQVAARQLQQQQQQAELEGSGAREGLYEAGPITHSQFGGPQMSVQPVTATVPDHSKSLEKQELYPSLFQGPDQTKGLPSTSIATTQIYPPASNFPAGRSNDAYRPVNMTAQMAQPAHSAGQMLAQMSRQNGAPQSVPPSSTGTPLHGGPAGGWPGAAAGVRPQFNNQQVAPQAAKTMSPQFASMGGFGGGSSNSFGQMPTGAAPTPTNNTNYPPINARASLNTNGYDGSQTGAQFPSRAAEAVWPQWQSQQHSQSNAEQHPHAQGNQQDMFPDVLSMLDQPANFNGNDFELPIYPSFDQ, translated from the exons ATGTTATTCCAAATGGACATGTCCTCTTCAAACCCAG AGTTACCAGACCCAAATCTCGGTATGGGTGCAAGTGGGACCCAAGGAAGTGGCAGTGCTGTTGTACCAAAACGGACCAATAAAAGAGCTGC GACAGACTTGGAtgacgacgatgatgatgatgaaggaaACAAGTTGTTCAG gtgTGACGATGAAACAGGAGGCGGGAATGACAAAGAGCGCTTTGCCAG GGAGAATCACAGTGAGATTGAAAGGCGGAGACGGAACAAGATGACTGCCTACATCACAGAATTGTCAGACATGGTTCCCACCTGCAGTGCACTAGCCCGGAAACCAGACAAACTAACCATCCTGCGAATGGCCGTGTCCCATATGAAGTCTCTGAGAGGAAGTGGCAATACCAACTCGGATGGGTCGTACAAACCTTCCTTTCTCACTGACCAG GAACTGAAGCACCTCATCCTGGAAGCAGCTGACGGCTTCCTGTTCGTGGTGTCATGTGAGACTGGCCGCATTGTTTACGTCTCTGACTCCCTGACACCCGTCCTCAACCAGGCGCAGTCTGAATGGCTCGGCTCCTCCCTTTATGATCAGCTGCACCCAGATGACACCGAAAAGCTAAGAGAGCAGCTCTCTACTGCAGAGAATAACAACACTG ggaGGATGTTGGATTTGAAGACGGGAACAGTGAAAAAGGAAGGCCAGCAGTCGTCAGCCAGAATGAGTATGGGAGCCCGTCGATCGTTTATTTGCAGAATGAG gTGTGGCACTTGTCCTGTGGAACCGTTGTCAATGAACAGACTGAACTTCCTTAGGAATAGAAACAG GAATGGTTTGGGTACAGCCAAGGAAGGGGAACCCCAGTATGTTGTGGTCCACTGTACAGGATACATCAAGTCCTGGCCCCCTTCAG GAGTATCTTTAACAGACGATGAATCAGAAAACACTCGGGGGAATCGCTACTGTCTGGTTGCAATTGGGAGATTACAG gtGACTTGTTGCCCAGGTGACACAGACATTAACAGTATCAGTGTTCCAGTGGAGTTCATCTCGCGCCATAACTGCCAGGGCATGTTCACCTTCGTAGACCACCGTTGCATGACCGCTGTCGACTACCAGCCCCAG GAATTATTGGGGAAATATATTCTCGAGTTTGCCCACCCTGAAGACCAGGGCTTACTGAGAGACAGCTTCCAACAG GTGGTGAAGCTGAAGGGGCAGGTTCTGTCAGTGATGTTTCGGTTTCGCTCCAAATCGAGAGAATGGATCTGGATGAGAACCAGCTCCTTCACCTTCCAGAACCCGTTCTCAGAGGACATTGAGTATATCATCTGTACCAATGTCAATGTCAA TAGAAACTCGACTCAGGACCCCCTCACTCCCATCTCCTCCCCAGGGGGTTTGCTGCCCCCCTCCCTGGGTCAGAGCAGCCCAATCTACCCTGCTGTAATGCTCAGCCCTGGACAGGTGGCCGCCAG GcagttacagcagcagcagcagcaggccgaGCTTGAGGGAAGTGGAGCCAGAGAAGGTCTATATGAGGCAGGACCAATCACCCACTCACAG TTTGGTGGTCCCCAGATGTCGGTGCAGCCAGTGACAGCGACAGTGCCAGACCACAGCAAGAGCCTTGAGAAGCAAGAGCTCTACCCCTCTCTTTTCCAGGGCCCAGATCAGACCAAGGGCCTGCCCTCCACCTCCATTGCCACCACACAGATCTACCCTCCAGCCAGTAACTTCCCTGCTGGTCGTTCAAATGATGCATACAG GCCGGTCAACATGACTGCACAGATGGCACAGCCAGCCCACTCAGCAGGGCAGATGCTTGCTCAGATGTCTCGTCAGAATGGAGCCCCCCAGTCAGTTCCCCCCTCTAGTACTGGCACCCCCCTCCATGGAGGACCAGCAGGAGGTTGGCCTGGTGCTGCAGCTGGAGTTAGACCACAGTTTAATAACCAG CAGGTGGCTCCCCAGGCAGCAAAGACCATGTCTCCACAGTTTGCTTCCATGGGGGGATTTGGCGGTGGTTCTTCCAACTCCTTTGGCCAGATGCCTACGGGTGCTGCTCCCACCCCaaccaacaacacaaactaCCCACCCATTAATGCACGTGCCAGCCTCAACACCAATGGTTATG ATGGCTCTCAGACTGGGGCACAGTTCCCCTCTCGAGCAGCGGAGGCAGTGTGGCCCCAGTGGCAAAGCCAGCAGCACTCACAGAGTAATGCAGAGCAGCATCCTCATGCTCAGGGCAACCAGCAAGACATGTTTCCT gaTGTGTTGTCTATGCTGGACCAGCCCGCCAACTTTAACGGCAATGACTTTGAGCTTCCCATCTACCCTTCGTTCGACCAGTGA